The DNA region GCCGAGGTGGACCACGACGGCAGTGGTTCCCATACCGCGCAGGCGACTGGGAGATTCGGTAGCGCAGCTGTCGGCTCGACGACACGAACCTCGTTGGCCACCAACCGGAATCGTGACCCCATATCGCAGATGCCGATGATCACCGCATCGGCCGGTGCTGCCGTGAAGCGCAGCCGGACGGGATCGTCGCGGCCACCGATCGACAGCGGGTGCACCTCCAGCGTCGGGGTCCCGGCTGCGATGCTCGGGCAGACCTCGAGCATGTGCGCGCCGAGGATACGCTCGTGGCCCGGGGTCAGGTCGTAGGTGTAGTCCTCCATGAACGAGGTGCCGCCGGGAAGGCCTTCGGCCATCACCTTCACCGTGCGCAGCATCAGCGCCGTCTTCCAGTCACCCTCGCCGCCGAACCCATAGCCATCGGCCATCAATCGCTGGACAGCCAGACCGGGAAGCTGGCGCAGGCCGCCGAGGTCCTCGAAGTTCGTGGTGAACGCGTTGAATCCCCCCTGCTGCAGAAACTTTCGCAGGCCGAGTTCGATCTGGGCGCCGCTGCGCAATGACTGATGGCGGTCACCGCCGGGCAGCAACTCGGCCGCGATCCGGTAGGTGCTCTCATACTCGCGAACCAGTTTGTCGATCTCGGCGGGTCGAACCCGTTCGACAACATCCACCAGGTCGTTGACGCCGTAGGTGTCGACCGATACGCCGAAATGCGCCTCCGCCTCGACCTTGTCGCCCTCGGTGACAGCGACGCCGCGCATGTTGTCCCCGAACCGGGCGACCTTGAGAGTCGACAGTTCCGCGTGACCCAGTGCCGCCCGCACCCAGGAACCGATCCGTTCTCGGGTACGCGGGTCACTGACATGCCCGGCGATCGTTTTACGCGAATGCGACAACCGAGACTGGATGTAGCCGAACTCGCGGTCGCCGTGCGCGGCCTGATTGAGGTTCATGAAATCCATGTCGATGCTGTGCCAGGGCAACTCGACACCGAACTGGGTGTGCAGATGCAGCAGCGGCTTGCGCAGCATCTTGAGCCCCCGGATCCACATCTTCGCCGGCGAGAACGTGTGCATCCAGGCGATCACGCCGATGCACTCGTCGGAGGAGTTCGCCTCGCCGAGTACCCGTGCGATCGATTCGGAGTCGGTGACGACCGGCAGCCACCGCACCTCGACCGGGATCTCCGAGCCGGCGTCGAGGAGTTCTGCGATCTGCCGGGACTGCGTCGCGACCTGGTCGAGGATGTCCTGCCCATACATGGACTGGCTGCCCGTGATCAGCCATACCTGGCTGGTGACGAGTCGAGACGCGATCATCGCTGGTTCTCCTGAAGGGTGTCGGAAGACTGGCCGTACACGTTCTGATAGCGCTCGAACAGCGCAGCGACATCGGCCGCGTCCAGCGTTGGGGCGGCGCCGAGTTGACGGCTGATGTGAACGGTGCGTGCCACATCCTCGACCATCACGGCCGCTTTGACGGCGTCGCGAGCAGTCCGCCCGATGGTGAACGGGCCGTGGTTGCGCATCAGCACCGCCGGGGATCTGCTGTACCGCAACGCCTCGACGATGCCACGGCCGATGGAAT from Mycobacterium sp. DL includes:
- the araA gene encoding L-arabinose isomerase, with the translated sequence MIASRLVTSQVWLITGSQSMYGQDILDQVATQSRQIAELLDAGSEIPVEVRWLPVVTDSESIARVLGEANSSDECIGVIAWMHTFSPAKMWIRGLKMLRKPLLHLHTQFGVELPWHSIDMDFMNLNQAAHGDREFGYIQSRLSHSRKTIAGHVSDPRTRERIGSWVRAALGHAELSTLKVARFGDNMRGVAVTEGDKVEAEAHFGVSVDTYGVNDLVDVVERVRPAEIDKLVREYESTYRIAAELLPGGDRHQSLRSGAQIELGLRKFLQQGGFNAFTTNFEDLGGLRQLPGLAVQRLMADGYGFGGEGDWKTALMLRTVKVMAEGLPGGTSFMEDYTYDLTPGHERILGAHMLEVCPSIAAGTPTLEVHPLSIGGRDDPVRLRFTAAPADAVIIGICDMGSRFRLVANEVRVVEPTAALPNLPVACAVWEPLPSWSTSAEAWLMAGAPHHTVMTSAVTTETIDDFAAMTDTELLVIDSATTVRGFQHELKWNDVYHHVAAGL